The Stigmatella aurantiaca DW4/3-1 genome contains the following window.
ACCGCTTCCATCCCCGCGTGGAGGCCAACCTGATGGTCAAGGTCCTCCTGCCGGGACGTGTCGTCGGCGCCAAGGCGAGGGACCTGTCCATGGCCGGCCTCTTCCTCCACGCCCATCCCGCGGACACGCTGCGCGAGCTCACGCTCTCCATCCCCCTGCCGGATGACCGGGAGATCACCATCACGTGCTCCATCCGCCGGCGCACCGCGCACGGCGTGGCGCTCGAGTTCGGGACGCTCGACTGGGACGACTTCCTGGCGCTGGCCCGGTTCCTTCACCCCCGGCTGCCCTGAGCCCCTCCAGGCTCGGGCAGGCTCAGGCGGAGGCCGCTTCCAGGCGCAGCCGCTCCACCAGGGCCATCAGCTCCGTGCCCCGGAAGGGCTTGTGGATGTAGCCGTCCGCGCCCGCCATCGTGGCATTCTCCACATCCGACTTTTTCGCCTTCGCCGTCAGCATGTAGAGCGGGATGCGGGCCGTCACCGGGTCGCTCTTGAGGATGCGGCACACCGAGACGCCGTCGAGCTGCGGCAACACCACGTCCATCAGGATGAGGTGGAATATGCGGCTCTTCGCCAGCTTCAGCCCCTCGACCCCATCCGCCGCGCACACCACTTCCACCGAGCCATCGCTCAACATCGAGCGAACCAGTTCACGGATGACCGGCTCGTCCTCGACGAGCAGGATGTGGAAGGGGGTTTGGCGTTCGGCGGGCATGAGCTGTGGCAACATGGGCAATCTACGTCAGCAGGTGGCCTCCGGGTGAGAGGCCCCCCCTTCTATATCTCCGACACGCCCTCGCGC
Protein-coding sequences here:
- a CDS encoding PilZ domain-containing protein, with the protein product MTPTPSARPAADRFHPRVEANLMVKVLLPGRVVGAKARDLSMAGLFLHAHPADTLRELTLSIPLPDDREITITCSIRRRTAHGVALEFGTLDWDDFLALARFLHPRLP
- a CDS encoding response regulator; this encodes MLPQLMPAERQTPFHILLVEDEPVIRELVRSMLSDGSVEVVCAADGVEGLKLAKSRIFHLILMDVVLPQLDGVSVCRILKSDPVTARIPLYMLTAKAKKSDVENATMAGADGYIHKPFRGTELMALVERLRLEAASA